Proteins encoded together in one Acipenser ruthenus chromosome 22, fAciRut3.2 maternal haplotype, whole genome shotgun sequence window:
- the LOC117431723 gene encoding LOW QUALITY PROTEIN: protocadherin gamma-A11-like (The sequence of the model RefSeq protein was modified relative to this genomic sequence to represent the inferred CDS: inserted 1 base in 1 codon) — translation LLFFCIFATEVVYGQVRYSIPEEMVTGSFVGNIAQDLGLEVKRLKSGRARIVTEDSLQYIELNADKGTLVVNDRIDREQLCRQISPCSFNFEVILENPMELHSVTVDIVDVNDNAPTFPKNKIILEISESAVPGTRFLLESAVDPDVGINSLQSYTLKPTEHFSLKLHTRPDGSKYVEMMLQTPLDREKRDKMYLTLTAVDGGNPQRSGTAEITIVVLDANDNAPVFSQTLYKAAVFENALKGTLVTTVNATDADIEFDGAVTYSFTHITDSVSALFDLNQNTGEIKVAGQIDFEKAHNYEINIQANDNGGLTDSCKVIIEIVDVNDNIPVINVMSFSNSIPEDSLPGITIAIINVKDLDSGKNGQVSCTINKKFPFTIKSSLKNYYTLVTESTLDREQVSEYNITITATDEGSPPLSSSTTLTLKISDVNDNAPLFDSYVYTTYVMENIAPGLSIFSVEAKDSDWHQNARIFYSLEETQINGTPASSYISINSDSGILYAVRSFDYEQIREFEIYVKAQDGGSPPLSSNVTVNIFVQDQNDNAPQILYPVQTEGSLVAEMVPRSADVGYLVTKVVAVDADSGQNAWLSYKLHKATDRTLFEVGLQNGEIRTLRQVVDKDAVKQRLVVLVEDNGQPSRSATVNVNVAVADSFPEVLSEFSDVKEDKNYNDSLTFYLVVSLATVSFLFIVSIIIVLLVKFCKWRQSRLFYKSNGNLPAIPYYPPQYADVGXDRNTSTCVQLRGVFNN, via the exons ttactgtttttttgtatatttgcTACAGAGGTGGTTTATGGACAAGTTCGATATTCTATTCCAGAGGAAATGGTAACAGGATCGTTTGTTGGTAATATTGCACAAGATTTGGGATTAGAAGTTAAGAGATTGAAATCTGGCAGAGCCCGTATCGTTACTGAAGACAGTCTGCAGTACATTGAATTAAACGCAGACAAAGGGACACTGGTCGTTAATGACAGAATAGACAGGGAACAGCTATGTAGACAAATTTCGCCATGCAGTTTCAACTTTGAAGTAATTCTGGAAAATCCCATGGAATTGCATAGTGTTACTGTTGATATTGTAGACGTTAACGATAATGCTCCTACGTttcctaaaaataaaattatctTAGAAATTAGTGAATCAGCTGTGCCAGGAACTCGATTCTTACTGGAAAGCGCTGTCGACCCTGATGTTGGCATTAATTCTCTTCAAAGTTATACTCTTAAACCGACAGAACATTTTAGTCTAAAGCTACACACCCGTCCTGATGGTAGTAAATATGTAGAGATGATGCTCCAAACTCCACTAGATAGAGAAAAGAGAGATAAGATGTATTTAACATTAACTGCTGTTGATGGTGGGAATCCTCAGAGGTCGGGCACAGCGGAAATAACCATTGTTGTTCTAGATGCCAATGATAATGCTCCCGTGTTTAGTCAGACACTTTATAAAGCTGCTGTGTTTGAAAATGCATTAAAAGGTACGTTAGTGACGACAGTAAACGCAACAGATGCAGATATAGAATTTGATGGAGCCGTTACCTACTCGTTTACTCACATTACAGATAGTGTTAGTGCACTTTTTGATCTAAACCAAAATACTGGTGAAATTAAAGTGGCAGGgcaaattgattttgaaaaaGCTCACAATTATGAGATAAACATCCAAGCAAATGACAACGGTGGCCTCACTGATTCTTGCAAAGTAATCATTGAAATCGTCGATGTAAATGATAACATCCCTGTTATAAATGTAATGTCTTTCTCGAATTCTATTCCTGAAGACTCGTTGCCAGGGATTACCATAGCTATTATAAATGTCAAAGACCTTGACTCAGGGAAAAACGGACAAGTTAGTTGTACAATAAACAAAAAGTTTCCGTTTACGATAAAGTCATCTTTAAAAAATTATTATACCTTGGTGACTGAGAGTACTTTGGATAGAGAACAGGTATCCGAATATAATATAACAATTACAGCCACGGACGAAGGTTCGCCACCTCTCTCCAGTAGCACAACATTAACGTTGAAAATATCTGATGTTAATGATAATGCACCATTATTCGATAGCTACGTATATACCACATATGTAATGGAAAATATCGCCCCAGGATTATCTATATTTTCTGTTGAAGCCAAAGACTCGGACTGGCACCAGAATGCTCGTATATTTTACTCATTGGAAGAAACACAGATTAATGGAACACCTGCATCGTCATACATTTCCATTAACTCAGACAGTGGAATACTTTACGCAGTGCGCTCCTTTGATTATGAACAAATCAGAGAATTCGAAATCTACGTTAAAGCGCAGGATGGAGGTTCTCCTCCTCTTAGTAGCAACGTGACTGTAAACATCTTTGTGCAAGACCAGAACGACAATGCGCCTCAGATTCTCTATCCAGTACAAACTGAAGGCTCTCTGGTGGCTGAAATGGTGCCTCGTTCAGCTGATGTTGGCTATCTCGTGACTAAAGTGGTAGCTGTTGATGCTGACTCTGGACAGAATGCGTGGCTTTCATACAAACTGCACAAAGCTACAGACAGGACACTTTTTGAAGTGGGACTGCAAAATGGGGAGATAAGGACGTTGCGCCAGGTTGTTGACAAAGATGCTGTGAAACAAAGACTCGTTGTTTTAGTGGAGGACAATGGTCAGCCCTCTCGTTCAGCTACAGTGAATGTGAACGTGGCGGTTGCAGACAGCTTCCCTGAAGTACTTTCAGAATTTAGCGACGTCAAAGAAGATAAAAATTACAATGACAGTCTGACATTTTATTTAGTCGTGTCATTGGCTACAGtttcctttctttttattgtctccATTATAATTGTGTTGTTAGTAAAGTTCTGCAAATGGAGACAATCCAGACTGTTTTATAAATCAAATGGAAACCTCCCTGCTATTCCATATTACCCACCCCAGTATGCAGACGTTG ATGACAGGAACACTTCGACATGTGTACAATTACGAGGTGTGTTTAACAACTGA